A genome region from Polyodon spathula isolate WHYD16114869_AA chromosome 19, ASM1765450v1, whole genome shotgun sequence includes the following:
- the LOC121294540 gene encoding meiosis-specific nuclear structural protein 1-like: MASMSLRRNLTLNQQKKLITEERRKEVLREDQIKHVAKERLFEANLMSEDRLEKKRYVRRVQEEQRETLIEEALYKAEQDQILKEKQLEQEERMAKELARISYEKLKDEKIRQQVRENSIELRELEGKLKSAYLNRERAAQIAEKEVLRYEKMKSESEIAHKMKLEHERASEEVEKQEMRHHEETVRYQQELEQQLEEKERKKQEAYEEFLKEKLMIDEIVRKIYDEDQTERQLKLEKMTATQRYIEEFKKQEAEWRRLERERMEEENRRIGEFASFQQRREEDRMAKVREREEKKQFLQSKLAENMAKEQLQRDEMDRVREELYLEEQEEAERQKEMQEMEKTIRQRLEMQQTYHEQIAFKQLRQKVEQEEEEAFREMMMAKFAEDDCIEQMNAQKRRMKQLEHRRAVEKLLEDRRQQFLADKERELEEREMERRRDAIRHQIIEEERQKLLKQHATKLLGYLPKGIFKGDEDLNLFDEDFRTNFQKSKVDFSDDGWDYK; encoded by the exons atg GCTTCAATGAGTCTACGACGTAACTTGACCCTCAATCAGCAAAAGAAGTTGATTACGGAAGAAAGGCGAAAGGAGGTGCTCCGTGAGGACCAGATTAAACACGTTGCCAAAGAGAGATTGTTCGAGGCCAACCTGATGAGTGAGGATCGTCTTGAAAAGAAACGATACGTTAGAAGGGTCCAAGAGGAACAGAGAGAGACACTAATAGAGGAAGCACTTtataag GCTGAGCAAGaccaaatactaaaagaaaagcaGCTTGAGCAAGAAGAGAGGATGGCCAAAGAATTGGCAAGGATAAGCTATGAAAAACTGAAAGATGAAAAAATTAGACAACAAGTGCGGGAGAACag CATAGAACTGCGTGAATTGGAAGGCAAACTGAAATCTGCTTATCTGAACAGAGAGCGAGCAGCGCAGATTGCTGAGAAAGAGGTTTTGAGATATGAGAAAATG aaatcaGAATCGGAAATTGCCCACAAGATGAAGCTTGAGCATGAAAGAGCCTCAGAAGAGGTGGAGAAGCAAGAGATGAGACACCATGAGGAGACTGTCCGCTATCAACAAGAGCTGGAGCAGCAGCTtgaggagaaggagaggaaaAAACAAGAAGCTTATGAAGAGTTTTTGAAAGAGAAGCTGATGATTGATGAAATTGTTAGGAAAATTTATGACGAAGATCAGAC GGAAAGACAACTAAAGCTAGAGAAGATGACAGCCACTCAGAGGTATATAGAAGAATTCAAGAAACAGGAGGCTGAATGGAGGCGTCTGGAGCGTGAAAGAATGGAAGAGGAGAATAGACGAATCGGGGAGTTTGCCAGTTTTCAGCAACGTAGGGAAGAAGATAGAATGGCCAaagtcagagagagagaagaaaaaaaacaattcctgCAAAGCAAG CTTGCAGAGAACATGGCAAAAGAGCAGCTGCAGCGTGATGAAATGGATCGGGTCAGAGAAGAGCTTTACCTGGAAGAACAAGAAGAAGCTGAAAGACAGAAGGAAATG caagaaatGGAGAAAACAATCCGTCAGCGCCTGGAGATGCAGCAGACCTACCATGAGCAAATAGCCTTCAAACAATTGCGGCAGAAGGTTgagcaggaagaggaggaggcatTTAGAGAGATGATGATGGCCAAGTTTGCAGAGGATGACTGCATTGAGCAGATGAATGCCCAAAAACGTCGAATGAAACAACTAGAACACCGCAGAGCTGTGGAGAAACTCCTTGAAGATCGACGCCAGCAATTCCTGGCAGACAAG GAGCGTGAACTCGAAGAAAGAGAAATGGAACGAAGAAGGGATGCCATCCGCCATCAAATCATTGAGGAAGAAAGGCAGAAACTCCTCAAACAGCATGCTACTAAATTGCTTGGTTATCTACCTAAG